In one window of Primulina tabacum isolate GXHZ01 chromosome 8, ASM2559414v2, whole genome shotgun sequence DNA:
- the LOC142554335 gene encoding cytochrome b5, seed isoform-like produces MAAKPFTFSEVSEHNTNKDCWLIINGKVYDVTKFLEDHSGGDEVLLSSPRFQGCRSQQNTAEAMLPEFYVGDVNLSTIPNKINYSPPKQPHYNQDKTPQFIVKLLQFLVPFPILELAFG; encoded by the exons ATGGCGGCCAAGCCTTTTACTTTTTCGGAGGTTTCCGAGCACAACACCAACAAGGACTGTTGGCTCATCATTAATGGCAAG GTTTATGATGTGACCAAATTCTTGGAAGACCACTCCGGTGGTGATGAAGTTTTGTTGTCTTCA CCAAGATTTCAGGGATGTCGGTCACAGCAAAACACCGCCGAGGCAATGCTGCCGGAATTCTACGTAGGCGATGTTAATTTGTCGACGATTCCGAACAAGATCAACTACAGTCCTCCAAAGCAACCTCACTACAATCAGGACAAAACACCACAATTCATAGTGAAGCTGCTCCAATTCTTGGTTCCCTTTCCGATATTGGAATTGGCTTTTGGGTAG